GGTAGAGGTGGGCACCAGCTGGTGGAAGCCCATAGAAGGGATTAGCAGGGGAAGGACTCCGTGAAGAAAATTCAGATGCTGCTTAACTACCTAGAGAAAGGTAAGAGAATAATCACTCCTTATTTGGGACTATGTGAAATGACTTTGATCTACACCTCTTCCCCTAATCCCCATCTTCTAAATTTCCAATTAAAGGGACTAGATGAGatcacagaatcagaatcttggACCTTATTACTCGTCAGGTCTAAGTATCCTCGATGCAGgcaggaattctgccagcagccTGCTCAGCCAAACACACCTGCCTCTGGTGCTCTATTTCCTATGGCTAAAAAGGTCTCTAAGGTCACGTTTAGGTCTCACTTTGCGTCTTCACcagcaattttccttttttgttttctcatctgtaaagcgaGGGGGGAGGCGGGACTATTTCTGTGATAATCTTCAGTTCTAGGATAATTTGGGGAAAGGGATCTCTTTAATGCTTTGGATATTGCCAATAGGTAGAAATCCTCTTTGATGAgtgttatctttattttcagttCCGAAGCAATCTAAGGGCAACAGATAAAAATAAGGATGCTCCGAAACTGGCTGTCTTTGTTCCCAGCCAGAAACAGAGAAGGGAGTAACCCGGTGGCCATATTTATTTCTGGCAATTGAAGGTCGCTAGAGGAGCTGAAGCCGCTTGCTGCCATGCCTAGTGCTGGCAGGATACGGTCAAGACCTTGCGCCCCGCTAGTCTAATGTCGTGGCTCTTCTTTGCTGATCCTACCCGCTCTAGTTTTAAACCAGCGGTTCCAGGGTTCTCCcggcctctctctgtcccccgccCCGAGGCTGGGAAGGCCTAAAgcgaagacagagagaggacccGGAAGTTGTGGTGACCTCCAAAAGCACGTGATGAGGGACCCGCTGGTGTTGTCACGTGAGCCGCCCACCTGCGGTACCTCGGGGCCGAACTTGCAGCTGCTCTTAAAGGTACAGACCGCAGAGCCCCCTGCTTTaaagggggcgggggcggagtcCCACGGGTGGGACGTGGTGGGGTGTGCGAGGGCGCGAGATGGAGCCCGGGGTAACGTGGTGGGTCGCCGGGCGCGAGTGCGGCGGAGAAGCCGGAGCCGGGACCGGCAGTGGGGCGTTGATCCTTCTCATCTGTCGCAGACCCTCATCCGCCGGGTCAGAGCCAAGCCTGGACTCTCGCTGACTTTGAACCCTTCGCGGGATCTGAACTTGATGCCATGGGAGGCTGTGCGGGCTCGCGGCGGCGCCTTTTGGATTCCGAGGGTGCGTATTTCTACGCGCCCTCCTGAGAGTGACAGCCTCTGTCCCCACCAGACTCGGGCCTCGGGCGCTGGCTCGGCCCCGGGAGGAGCCCCGTGGGGCCTTCGTGCACCTGCGAGTGGGGTGGAGGTCATGCTCGCTTCTTCTCGCCTTCCCAGGGGAGGAGACCGCCCCCGAACCTCGGCCCCGTCTGTTAGACCGTCAGGGAGCCCTTTGGAAGAACGCGATGGGTTTCTGGTGAGTGGCCCGAAGAGTTCAGCAGAAGTAAAAATGCGGTGGGAAGAGGGGAAGCAACAGGAAGAAAGAGCTGAGGAGGAAAAAATTGAGCTCTGAAAAAGGAGctgaattcacaaatatttactgagccagTTGGTTTGCCCAAGGCTGCGGGTAAAGTTCCCAgactttattcatttacttaccaCCTTCTTATTTTGGCCAGAGCCTCATTTCACCTGTAGGACTACTTCGTGTTTTACTTCAAGCAAGTCAGGCTTTAGATTTGTAAATGCATgtgtttctttaaagaaaactttaaatcaCTATTCTAGACGGAAAGCCAGTATTGCTCCCaatgcatgttttaaaaagcacatgcctgctttttaaaagatcatcCACCTACCTCCTGGAATCATTCAAATATTGAGCTCTGGGAAATGCTTCTAGCACTAACCTGACCATGGAGGGCTTGGGTGGCACACTGGGTTGGAAGTGACTTCCCACGTGACTCTGGAAGAGTCTcgtaacctctctgaacctcggtttcACAGCAGCAAGATGAGAACAGTAGTACCACTTTGTAGGCTTGTGGAAGGAGCACGTGAACTCTCTGGCTCTTGGCCCAGTTCCTTTCCCATCACTGAGTGTGGCTCTGGGAAATGAGACTAAGCAAAAAAGATTCTTCATGGGTCATAAAGGACTTTGGTATTATCTTGCTTTCATCCCTGCAGCCCCCTGTGAGGCAGTGAGAAGAGAAACTTGTATCCTCATTTACCCATGAGGAGACCAAGGCCACTCAAGTAGGAAGCAGCAGGCTTGGGATCTGAACGTGATCCTTCCGAGCTTCAAGCTCCGGGATCTTTCTACTGTCCCAGCACGTCAGAGACTGTGGATCAGTGGATGAGAATAGTCCCAGGAACTGAATCATGGTGGAAGCTTGGAGGAGACAGGCATCAAGGAcgacttccttctcttcctgggagAGATAAGATGTGGACCCAAGTCTGCCTCCCAAAGCCTGTTATTTCTAGCCCTAACATTGAATggagatggcgggggggggggggggggggggggggctagtgacagagaaaaacaagggaGCTGACTGAAGGCCACAAGAAGGGGAGATTTGGTGCTAGGACTGTGGGTAGATTGTAAGCCTGGAAGGAGGCTGGGATGTGTTCTTctgtgtcagttatatctcaataaaactgaagaaacaaaaggtCTATAATGCTCACTCCAGGCTCCTGGGCCTTTGCAACAACTTTTCCTATGTGGTGATGCTCAGCGCCGCCCATGACATCCTTAGCCACCAGAGGGCATCCGGGAACCAAAGCCGTGTAAGTGACCCTCTCTATCACCGCCACCATATTTAGTCATTATGGGAAGATAAAGAACTCAACCTAGGGCAGGGGCCTCTTTGAAAAACTCAGGGAATGGGGTAGCCAAGGGTTGGGGCAAGAGGACTAAAGTTCCCAATCTCCCAGACCTCAAGAGTGAGAAGGGTTTTTAAGAATCAACTGGTGCCAGGTGTCCAAACTCAAATTTTGGCTGGGTGGGGCCCTGGTAGGGTTTTTTTAACCCCAGCACTGAACATTTTAGGCTGGAGAATTCTCTGTTGTGGGGCTTTCTGTGCATTGTAGGgtgtttagcaacatccctggcctctacccattagATACCAgtagcatcccccccccccgcccccccagttcTCCAGTTGAGACAAGAATGTCCCCAGACATCgccaaatgttccctgggggCTATAATCACCTCCCGTTGAGACCCTCTTGTCTATGATGAGCGAGGGGATGCACGCCAAAGGCCAGCAGCCACCTCCTTACAGGCCCCACAGGGAATTCGGTCCAAGATCAGCTTTTCTGGAAacggaaatctttaaaaatgaaagctccTGAATGTGTTACCCAAGTAGAGCCCATTTACAGGGCCATCTTTGGCCTTCGGGTCCTTAGTTTAAGGTTTCCACGGCCACCTCACCCTGCCTGTTGTGCACATAGAAAAAGCCAGGTCCCAAGAGTACAGCACGGAGCCAAAGCCGTCCTTCAAGTTAGGGCTGAGCTGGGAATGGAGTCGGGCCCTTTTGGTCTCTCCTCTTGCCTCCCTGGGTAAAAGACTCTTCTCTTTTATCAGGTAGACCCAGACCCAGCGCCCACCACCCGCAATAGTTCATCTCGATTTGACTGCAACTCTGTCTCCACGGCTGTGAGTACCCATCTGGTCTCCTCctgccccgcacccccaccccaagcaccCAGCTGCAACTGTCGTGATTATAATAATCAAGACCATTTACTGAGCCTTTTCTGTGTGTGGCCTACATTGGCTCATTTAATGCACACAGCAGTGCTTCGAGCTAGGCGCTATAACCATCCCCCATTTTCCAGACGAGGAAACTGAAACTCGGAGAGTGTGAATGTCTTGTTGACTCCTAGCTAAGGAGCAACAGAGCTGGGACTCGAACCCAGAGCTGTCTGACTTCAGGGCCTGTGTTTGTAGTGGGTCGACCCGGCTGGTGTGTGTCTTTCCTTGGCCACTTGGTTGGGAGGTTTGTGCCTGGGACCATCTGGGGTCTCAATGTGTTCTCCCGTTCCAGGCGGTGCTCCTGGCCGACATCCTCCCCACCCTCGTCATCAAATTGCTGGCCCCTCTTGGTCTTCATCTGTTGCCCTACAGGTccgggtgggggtggtgggaggaagggcaggtggGATCTGAGAGtggggaggccaggagggctGGGGAGTTGCGGGCGGAAGCTGACCCTCTTCTTCTCTCGCTATACCTCTCCCCCTCAGCCCCCGGGTGCTCGTCAGCGGGATTTGTTCTGCGGGAAGCTTCATCCTGGTTGCCTTTTCTCATTCAGTGGGGACCAGCCTGTGTGGTGAGTGTGAGGTTTTGTGTCAGGTGGGGAACCCAGAGGAACCGAAACTGAGCATTGTGGGGTAGTCTCCCCAGCTTCCCCGAGAAAAGGGATTGTTTGTGTAACTCTCAGAAGCCTGCCAGGACTGtcacaggcaggagaggggggatggggtcattttggaggggttggggggtggggagataggAGGGAACGGATGGAACACCGGGAGCTCAAGACGAGCAGTCACCAAGACTCCATGACGGCCAAGGCATCAGAGATGAGTTCTTGCTCCGGAGTTGATAACTGGGCAGATGGAGGTACCATTCCCTGTGAGCGGATGTGCGGGGGGAGCGGGTTGGTTCTACTCCAAGTCTGAAGCCCGCCTGCCCAAGGGATCTGTTTTTAGCTCCGCTGAGCTGATGCAGAGGAGGCCCTGGCCAGACACCTCAGGGGACCGGAGATATCAGGGAGGCTGGGTGTGGTCACTGCCATGCttgtcccccactcccccccccccaggtgtgGTCTTGGCTAGCATCTCGTCAGGTCTGGGGGAGGTCACCTTCCTCTCGCTCACCGCCTTCTACCCCAGGTAAGCAGGCAGAGCAGGGAGTCGGGGAGAGGACCTCCCGGTGCTGGCTTTGGTCCTTCCTCAACCCTTGTGTTCCTCTCAGGGCCGTGATCTCCTGGTGGTCCTCAGGAACCGGGGGAGCAGGGCTGCTGGGAGCGTTGTCCTACCTGGGCCTCACCCAGGCTGGCCTCTCCCCCCAGCACACCCTGCTGTCCATGCTGGGTATCCCCGCCCTGCTGCTGGCCAGGTAGGCTGCCTGGGCTGGGAGGGTGATGGGTCAGGGGAGAGAACTAGACCCTGCTCCCAGTCTTCCCATCCTGGCTGCCTTGTAAAGAGGGGATGTGGATTCTGGACTCTGATGGGCCTGGTTTGAGTTCTGGAGCCGCCACTTGCTAGCGATGTAGTGTGGGGCAAGGTGTTTCACCTCTCCGGCCCTCAGTTTCcctgtatcattttttttaaaattttttaaatgtttacttgttttttgagagagagacagagagagagacagagcgcaaggaggggaggggcagagaaagagggagacacagaatcggaagcaggctccaggctccgagctgtcagcacagagcccgaggcggggctcgaactcacgagccgtgagatcatgatgtgagcccaagtcagatgcttaaccaactgagtcatccatgCGCCCCAGTTTCCCCATATCTTAAATGGCGGTAGTTCTCCTTGTGTCTTCATGAGGTGATGTGTGTGAAGCCTCTGATACAGTGTGGATCCCAAGATGAtttgcggggggcggggtgggggggacccttACTTGATTAATTTTGAgtgtattaggaaaaaaatttaaactagcCAATCCAATCTGTTATCCACATATTAATGCTTAGAACAAGGCCACGTAGAAAAAGGGAatcaatttaaaggaaaataacaagcaaaaaaaaaaaaaaattatatataggaGGAGTGTAGATATGGCATATTAGAAGTGACGGAAATTTGAAAAGTTGAATGAATGTGTAACACACGGTAGCTAGAGCGATCATCTCTGGCACGGGATGGGGGGCTGTGGCAATGATGGGTGGAGGGGGTGGTGCCCTGGGAGGGAGCGGCCTCTCTGGTCTTACCTTCATCCCACCCTCTCCTAGCTATTTCTTTTTGCTCACATCTCCCGAGCCCCAGGACcctggaggggaggaagaggcagagacatcAGCCCGGCAGCCCCTGATAAACAGCGAGGCCCCCGAGGCGAAGTCAGGTAAGAGATGCAGAGCcgtcactgtctctctcactggGTTTTAGCCTTTGCTGTCTACGGTGGACCCGGTCAGGAAGGGGGGGGAATGGATGTGCTGGTTACGGTAAGAATCATTTGCGTTCATCTATTCAAGAAGTGCTCTCATTGAGCACTTGCTGGGGGTACCAGGTGACTGACATAGGAAAGGGGGGAGATTCGTGAAGAAGCAGCTGAATCGGAAACGTGTTGTTTTCAAGCATTGGTAAGTGCTGGCCGGACGTAAAGCGGTTTTGCTGCTGGGAACTGGGGGGGAAACAGAGAAGGGTCCTGCGTAGAGAAGGTGGTTCGGAAGGCCTTTTTGAGGCAGTGTCCTTGGGCTGAAATTTCAATGACCAGGTGTCAGCCTTATGGATGTCGGGGTGAACAGGttgcaggcagagggagcagcaaatTCTAAAACCCTGTGGTGGGAATGAGCTTGGATGTTCAAGAAACGGAAAGGAGGGGCCAGCTTGGCTGGGATGGAGTGTGTAGCCTTTGAGCTGTATACATGAGCTGTGAAGACGTCTCACcggcttctttccttctctttctttctttctttctttctttctaagcaGTGGTAAAACAGAGCTAACGTGAAGTTTACCGATTTcaccatttttttatgtttatttttgagagggggagagggagacagagcacgagcaggggagggacagagagaggaagagacacagaatcggaagcaggctccaggctccgagctgtccgcgcagagcccgacgcggggctcgaactcgcaagccattagatcatgacctgagccggaagtcagatgcttcaccaactgagccccccccaggcgcctctcaaTTTGACCATTTTGAATTGTACAGTCCCAGTCCGGTGGCATTTAAGCGCGCTCAGTGAGCGTGAGCGTGCTTGGTTTCTTGCACACCAGCACCCTCTGCCGAGTCAACGTGCCAGCCTcacctgcccttctctccctgttCCCCTGCAGACTCCAGCTCGAACCTCTCCCTTCAGGAAAGGTGGACCGTGTTCAAGGTATGGATGGTGGCGGGTCCCCCGTGGCCAGTGCCCGCCTGCCAGCCTGCCACTTACAGCTTCTGACCCTTCCAGG
This window of the Neofelis nebulosa isolate mNeoNeb1 chromosome 18, mNeoNeb1.pri, whole genome shotgun sequence genome carries:
- the CLN3 gene encoding battenin; the encoded protein is MGGCAGSRRRLLDSEGEETAPEPRPRLLDRQGALWKNAMGFWLLGLCNNFSYVVMLSAAHDILSHQRASGNQSRVDPDPAPTTRNSSSRFDCNSVSTAAVLLADILPTLVIKLLAPLGLHLLPYSPRVLVSGICSAGSFILVAFSHSVGTSLCGVVLASISSGLGEVTFLSLTAFYPRAVISWWSSGTGGAGLLGALSYLGLTQAGLSPQHTLLSMLGIPALLLASYFFLLTSPEPQDPGGEEEAETSARQPLINSEAPEAKSDSSSNLSLQERWTVFKGLLWYIVPLVLVYFAEYFINQGLFELLFFRNTSLTHAQQYRWYQMLYQAGVFVSRSSLRCCRIRFTWVLALLQCFNLAFLLVDVWLSFLPSIYLVFLIILYEGLLGGAAYVNTFHNIALETSDEHREFAMAAACISDTLGISLSGLLALPLHDFLCHLS